One genomic segment of Streptomyces sp. RerS4 includes these proteins:
- a CDS encoding fused MFS/spermidine synthase — MTSSSSSPVAEGTPSHHGLGAWAAGVLVFGSSAAVLVVEIVALRLLAPYLGLTLETSTLVIGIALTAIACGSWLGGRVADRLNPRRLIGPALGVSGAVVALTPAVLRTTAEWAPAMLLLIASLTILLPGALLAAVTPIVTKLRLTSLAETGTVVGRLSGVGTVGAIVGTVLTGFVLVARLPVSGILIGLGTLLVVGAALVEWRTRRSSSTLVPALALVVVAGGLATTVAPGGCDAETRYHCARVVADPDRRSGRTLVLDGLRHSYVDVDDPTVLEFAYVRAIASVVDAAFPAGEPLAAHHLGGGGLTFPRYLAATRPGTRSLVSEIDSGVVRINHDRLGLTSQAGIGVRTEDGRRGLRRLDAGSRDLVVGDAFGGVSVPWHLTTVEAMKDVRRVLDEDGLYLANLIDHGSLAFARAEVATLSKTFEHVAVVGEPADLGLDQTSAPKGGNLVALASKRPIDLRAAQAALDARQTGWKITTGDDLTSWIGDAQLLTDDFAPVDQLLQPYSPPNGH; from the coding sequence GTGACCAGTTCGTCGTCCTCCCCTGTCGCCGAGGGCACTCCTTCCCACCACGGCCTCGGTGCCTGGGCCGCCGGCGTGCTTGTGTTCGGCTCTTCGGCCGCGGTCCTGGTGGTCGAGATCGTCGCTCTGCGCCTGCTGGCTCCCTACCTCGGCCTCACCCTCGAAACCAGCACCCTGGTGATCGGCATCGCCCTCACCGCGATCGCCTGCGGCTCCTGGCTGGGTGGGCGCGTCGCCGACCGTCTCAACCCCCGCCGGCTGATCGGACCCGCGCTCGGCGTGTCGGGAGCGGTCGTGGCGCTCACCCCTGCCGTGCTGCGCACCACGGCGGAATGGGCACCGGCGATGCTCTTGTTGATCGCGTCGCTGACCATCCTCCTGCCGGGAGCACTGCTCGCGGCGGTGACGCCGATCGTGACCAAGTTGCGCCTTACCAGCCTCGCCGAGACCGGAACGGTCGTCGGCCGACTGTCCGGCGTAGGCACCGTCGGGGCCATCGTCGGCACTGTCCTCACCGGCTTCGTCCTCGTAGCGAGGCTGCCGGTCAGCGGCATCCTGATCGGCCTGGGAACACTGCTGGTGGTCGGCGCGGCGCTGGTCGAGTGGCGGACGCGCAGGTCGAGCAGCACCCTTGTGCCCGCGCTCGCGCTGGTGGTCGTCGCCGGCGGGCTCGCCACCACGGTCGCACCGGGTGGCTGCGACGCGGAGACCAGGTACCACTGCGCGCGGGTCGTCGCGGACCCCGACCGGCGCAGCGGCCGGACCCTGGTTCTGGACGGCTTGCGGCACTCCTACGTCGACGTCGACGACCCGACCGTCCTGGAGTTCGCGTACGTACGCGCCATCGCGTCGGTGGTCGACGCCGCCTTCCCCGCAGGTGAACCCCTCGCTGCCCACCACTTGGGCGGCGGTGGGCTCACCTTTCCCCGTTACCTCGCGGCCACGCGGCCCGGGACGCGCAGCCTCGTGTCCGAGATCGACAGCGGGGTCGTACGCATCAACCACGACCGACTCGGGCTGACGTCGCAAGCCGGTATCGGCGTACGCACCGAGGACGGCAGGCGCGGCCTGCGGCGGCTGGACGCCGGCAGCCGTGACCTCGTCGTCGGCGACGCCTTCGGGGGCGTCAGCGTGCCGTGGCATCTCACCACGGTGGAAGCGATGAAGGATGTACGGCGGGTGCTCGACGAGGACGGCCTGTACCTCGCCAACCTCATCGATCACGGCAGTCTGGCCTTCGCCCGTGCCGAAGTCGCCACGCTCAGCAAGACCTTCGAGCACGTCGCCGTCGTCGGCGAACCCGCCGACCTCGGCCTCGACCAAACCTCCGCCCCCAAGGGCGGCAATCTCGTGGCACTGGCCTCCAAGCGACCGATCGACCTCCGCGCGGCCCAGGCAGCGCTGGACGCCCGGCAGACGGGCTGGAAGATCACCACGGGCGACGACCTCACCTCCTGGATCGGCGACGCCCAACTGCTCACCGACGACTTCGCACCCGTCGACCAGCTCCTCCAGCCCTACAGCCCGCCGAACGGTCACTGA
- a CDS encoding DUF6817 domain-containing protein, whose product MTAQALAILQAAGAEGIEHPGGTLPAHLQRVSTLLASWGARPALVSAGLCHAFYGTDGFPVALLDLGRRAELVEAIGVEAEALVYFYASCDRESSYQGLIDSRGTFVDRFTGTRSCPSLEARRDFAELTAANELDIAAISPEARTRYGADLLDLFTRWRPLLSEPAWAHCRSVLHHADH is encoded by the coding sequence ATGACCGCACAAGCGCTGGCGATCCTGCAGGCGGCCGGAGCCGAGGGGATCGAGCACCCCGGCGGAACACTGCCGGCGCACTTGCAACGAGTCAGCACCCTTCTCGCCTCGTGGGGTGCTCGCCCGGCGCTGGTATCCGCCGGGCTGTGTCACGCCTTCTACGGGACCGACGGGTTCCCGGTCGCGCTGCTGGACTTGGGGCGCCGGGCGGAACTGGTCGAGGCGATCGGCGTCGAAGCCGAAGCACTCGTCTACTTCTACGCCTCCTGCGACCGCGAGTCCTCGTATCAGGGGCTGATCGACAGCCGAGGCACGTTCGTCGACCGGTTCACCGGCACACGGTCGTGTCCAAGCCTCGAAGCGCGTCGGGACTTCGCCGAACTCACCGCCGCCAACGAGCTGGACATCGCCGCGATCAGCCCAGAGGCCCGCACCCGCTACGGCGCGGACCTTCTCGACCTGTTCACTCGATGGCGGCCGCTGCTGTCCGAGCCGGCCTGGGCCCACTGCCGCAGCGTGCTGCACCATGCCGACCACTGA
- a CDS encoding Fic family protein yields the protein MSAWSWDQGQVWADAMSYALARHYGRWTVGWRWSHDEGDFDGGPVGNWCCPRDSITTPEETLARVVAALREWREWLETLAGWFDAYPLDLTDIADQRILWERAARNLILQVVDRTGCGSGWYGHCRQVLMWFLSRWGVATDVARDLVDEAIGGRFHSWTGPDVVLVEDIAERLAHSLRPADADTDAGAHVDASTPDHLRRWLAVRESVPWHTVPDSGADGPVAPTRDGAAQDIRAFDGAVDPARAQGLLTALDLLRADAARGTRLDFATLSRWQQHLLDTSQPPPFRSSPAFAKGGRERYGIGPDTLARFETCLAESERDAGRPLGLTARAARAYLDVCFFHPFDDGNARSAFLTLVFVLAREGIALEGVSLLRRVSFQADDPEDPLILVRYINVHLDGTRRLAAEANGSAQSRAVSTGGAC from the coding sequence ATGAGCGCCTGGAGCTGGGACCAGGGCCAGGTCTGGGCCGACGCCATGTCGTACGCCCTCGCCCGGCACTACGGCCGTTGGACCGTCGGGTGGCGCTGGTCGCACGACGAAGGGGACTTCGACGGGGGACCGGTCGGGAACTGGTGCTGCCCGCGGGACTCGATCACCACGCCGGAGGAGACGCTCGCCCGCGTCGTAGCGGCTCTGCGCGAATGGCGCGAGTGGCTGGAGACGCTTGCCGGGTGGTTCGACGCGTACCCGCTGGACCTGACCGACATCGCGGACCAGCGGATCCTGTGGGAGCGTGCGGCTCGGAACCTGATCCTCCAGGTTGTGGACCGGACCGGGTGCGGCAGCGGTTGGTACGGCCATTGTCGCCAGGTGCTGATGTGGTTTCTCAGCCGGTGGGGCGTCGCGACCGACGTGGCCCGGGACTTGGTCGACGAGGCGATCGGCGGACGCTTCCACAGCTGGACCGGCCCCGATGTGGTGCTGGTCGAGGACATCGCGGAGCGGCTCGCGCATTCCCTACGGCCTGCCGACGCCGATACCGACGCTGGCGCCCACGTGGACGCGTCGACCCCGGATCATCTGCGGCGCTGGCTCGCGGTGCGCGAGTCGGTACCGTGGCACACGGTCCCGGACAGTGGCGCGGACGGACCGGTGGCACCCACCCGCGACGGCGCGGCTCAGGACATCCGTGCCTTCGACGGCGCCGTCGATCCGGCCCGTGCGCAAGGCCTGCTCACCGCCCTGGACCTGCTACGAGCGGACGCCGCACGGGGAACACGGCTCGACTTCGCCACCCTCAGCCGCTGGCAACAGCACCTCCTGGACACCTCGCAGCCGCCGCCCTTCCGCAGCTCCCCCGCGTTCGCCAAAGGGGGCCGGGAACGTTACGGCATCGGACCGGACACCCTTGCCCGCTTCGAGACCTGCCTCGCCGAGAGCGAGCGCGACGCCGGCCGCCCCCTCGGTCTGACCGCCCGTGCCGCCCGCGCCTATCTCGACGTCTGCTTCTTCCATCCCTTCGACGACGGCAACGCCCGATCCGCCTTCCTCACCCTCGTCTTCGTCCTCGCCCGCGAGGGCATCGCCCTCGAAGGAGTCAGCCTGCTGCGGCGCGTCAGCTTCCAGGCCGACGACCCCGAGGACCCGCTGATCCTCGTCCGGTACATCAACGTCCACCTTGACGGGACCCGACGCCTCGCGGCGGAAGCGAACGGCTCGGCACAGAGCCGAGCGGTGTCCACGGGGGGTGCGTGTTGA
- a CDS encoding flavodoxin family protein, with product MKAVIVCASVSHGNTRRVADSMAQVLGAKIVSPEHADLAELADADLVGFGSGVFYSRLHPRLTDFVKGLPTGRGRAFVFATSGLPELPLSPFTRPLVQLLEGKGFEVDGCFSCRAFDTWTPFRLVGGINKQRPNAGDLAAARAFAKRLQGGRGPLS from the coding sequence ATGAAGGCCGTCATCGTGTGCGCCTCTGTGTCGCACGGCAATACGCGTCGTGTCGCCGACAGCATGGCCCAGGTGCTGGGCGCGAAGATTGTCTCCCCCGAGCACGCCGACCTGGCGGAGCTGGCCGACGCTGACCTCGTGGGATTCGGCTCGGGCGTCTTCTACAGCAGGCTCCACCCCCGCTTGACCGACTTCGTCAAGGGACTTCCCACCGGGCGGGGCCGGGCGTTCGTGTTCGCCACCAGTGGGCTCCCCGAGCTACCGCTGTCGCCTTTCACCCGCCCCCTGGTTCAGCTCCTCGAAGGCAAGGGCTTCGAGGTGGACGGGTGCTTCTCGTGCCGGGCGTTCGACACCTGGACACCCTTCAGGCTCGTCGGCGGTATCAACAAGCAGCGGCCGAACGCCGGAGACCTCGCCGCCGCGCGGGCGTTCGCCAAGCGGCTACAGGGCGGGCGAGGGCCCCTGTCCTGA
- a CDS encoding VCBS repeat-containing protein produces the protein MYGSQPAASGGFQARFTAVGNLTGVGTADILAVDASNGNLYRYSGPHYNGAAKVRIGTGWGSMTSMTGVGDVTGDGVLDLLAPKPPPEISTATRGPPARAAPRASGSARAGDVPTRRTGPSSSHPSLPSQENFVRLRKAFAAAAAPLGGAVGSLTLAPAAQTDSVAGANAPPPTAVRRDPHPPAGVRLPGLLRDRRARWQPEHLRGRRLRQRRPGQGPAVRDDGPRSDGG, from the coding sequence GTGTACGGGTCACAGCCAGCCGCGTCGGGCGGCTTTCAGGCCCGCTTCACCGCCGTCGGCAACCTCACTGGCGTCGGGACCGCCGACATCCTGGCCGTCGACGCCTCCAACGGGAACCTCTACCGCTACTCCGGCCCCCACTACAACGGCGCCGCCAAGGTGCGGATCGGCACCGGTTGGGGCTCCATGACCAGCATGACCGGAGTCGGCGACGTCACCGGCGACGGCGTCCTGGACCTGCTGGCTCCGAAACCGCCACCGGAGATCTCTACCGCTACTCGGGGCCCGCCTGCGCGGGCGGCGCCGCGCGCGTCCGGATCGGCACGAGCTGGTGACGTTCCCACCCGACGTACCGGCCCTTCCTCTTCCCATCCTTCGCTCCCTTCTCAGGAGAACTTCGTGAGACTACGCAAAGCGTTCGCCGCGGCGGCGGCCCCGCTCGGTGGAGCCGTCGGCTCACTCACCCTCGCCCCCGCCGCGCAGACCGACAGCGTCGCCGGCGCGAACGCCCCACCCCCGACCGCAGTTCGACGCGATCCGCACCCGCCCGCAGGCGTACGGCTTCCAGGGCTTCTTCGCGACCGCCGTGCCCGGTGGCAACCCGAGCATCTGCGGGGGCGCCGATTACGGCAACGCCGTCCTGGTCAAGGGCCCGCTGTCAGAGACGATGGTCCTCGATCTGACGGTGGGTGA
- a CDS encoding EF-hand domain-containing protein, producing MPEASSVVAVSDSAKRRIFDMLDVDGDGVISQSEYLARVDRVASAMGRGAADPVVDAARNAHEVVWQDMDGDHDGRVSFEEYRRWAGHETFDRSCRPALGSLFDIADFDGDGRLDRDEFTRLRVAAGNVGTDADAAFDGLDVDRDGFVDRDAYLAGIRDFVTTGVSAMAAVYGADESALNPRRA from the coding sequence ATGCCAGAAGCAAGCTCCGTCGTCGCGGTGTCCGATTCAGCGAAGCGCCGCATCTTCGACATGCTGGACGTCGACGGCGACGGCGTCATTTCCCAGTCGGAATACCTTGCGCGGGTCGACCGCGTGGCCTCCGCCATGGGTCGCGGCGCCGCTGATCCGGTCGTCGACGCCGCGAGGAACGCCCATGAGGTGGTCTGGCAGGACATGGACGGCGACCACGACGGCCGCGTGAGTTTTGAGGAATACCGTAGGTGGGCGGGGCACGAGACCTTTGATCGGTCTTGTCGACCTGCTCTGGGTTCTTTGTTCGACATCGCCGACTTCGACGGCGACGGACGCCTGGACAGGGACGAGTTCACCCGCCTGCGTGTGGCGGCGGGAAACGTGGGCACGGACGCAGACGCGGCCTTCGACGGTCTCGACGTCGACCGGGACGGGTTTGTCGACCGCGACGCCTATCTGGCGGGGATCCGGGACTTCGTCACCACCGGCGTCTCCGCCATGGCTGCGGTGTACGGCGCCGACGAGTCGGCGCTCAACCCGCGTCGTGCCTGA
- a CDS encoding alpha-ketoglutarate-dependent dioxygenase AlkB → MPPVSRISDEILSRVLPTEENLFAELSASTRFEDVGKGRRGATIARVDEKDGVPLVRTTTRYGSPTQRFRAVHERLAQQIQERTALSVGFNNALIEIYTNAYRTMGSHSDQALDLAPDSYIAVFSCYRSPEASPQRRLIFESKESGGEKFEIPLAHNSIVAFSVDSNRRLRHKIVADASVRLADNEWLGVTFRTSKTFVRFRDGHAYLPQGARLTPADDEQKREFYRLRRRENDETDFAYPLLSYTISESDLIPPNGG, encoded by the coding sequence TTGCCCCCCGTGTCCAGGATCTCGGATGAGATCCTCTCGCGTGTTTTGCCGACCGAGGAGAATCTCTTCGCGGAGCTGTCCGCGTCGACTCGTTTCGAAGACGTAGGAAAGGGCCGGCGAGGCGCAACGATTGCCAGGGTCGACGAGAAGGATGGTGTGCCCCTGGTGCGCACTACCACTCGATACGGCAGCCCCACGCAGCGTTTCCGAGCGGTGCACGAACGGCTGGCGCAGCAGATTCAAGAACGTACGGCGCTTTCGGTCGGCTTCAACAACGCACTCATCGAGATCTACACGAACGCTTACAGAACCATGGGCAGCCATTCCGACCAGGCTCTCGATCTGGCCCCCGATTCGTACATCGCCGTCTTCTCGTGCTATCGATCCCCCGAAGCGAGCCCGCAGAGGAGGCTGATCTTCGAGTCAAAAGAGTCCGGCGGTGAGAAGTTCGAGATCCCGCTCGCCCACAACAGCATCGTCGCGTTTTCTGTCGACTCGAACCGGCGACTCAGGCACAAGATCGTGGCAGATGCGTCCGTCCGGTTGGCGGACAATGAATGGTTGGGTGTGACGTTTCGAACGTCAAAGACTTTCGTTCGGTTTCGCGACGGACACGCATACCTCCCACAGGGTGCGCGCCTCACGCCGGCCGACGATGAACAGAAGCGCGAATTTTACCGACTGCGGCGCCGCGAGAACGATGAAACGGACTTCGCCTACCCTCTCCTGTCGTACACCATCAGTGAGAGCGACCTGATACCGCCCAACGGCGGGTGA
- a CDS encoding DinB family protein has protein sequence MKPNDPKDDLHRYLRAAREAVVWKLDGLSEYDVRRPLTPTGTNLLGLVKHLAGVELGYFGPTFGRPHNESFPWHDEDAEPNADMWAPADESREDILGLYRRACAHADATIEALPLDAMGHVAWWGDAGTVTLQRVMLHMTAETNRHAGHADIVRELIDGSVGMRETNSNMADGDETWFRQYWKRLESSAKEAQAKSS, from the coding sequence ATGAAGCCCAATGATCCCAAAGACGACCTGCACCGCTATCTCAGGGCGGCCCGCGAAGCCGTCGTCTGGAAGCTGGACGGATTGTCCGAGTACGACGTCCGCCGCCCCCTGACGCCGACCGGCACCAACCTCCTCGGCCTCGTCAAGCACCTCGCCGGCGTCGAGCTCGGGTACTTCGGCCCGACCTTCGGCCGCCCGCACAACGAGTCGTTCCCCTGGCACGACGAGGACGCCGAGCCCAACGCGGACATGTGGGCGCCCGCCGACGAGTCACGCGAGGACATCCTCGGCCTCTACCGCCGCGCCTGCGCCCACGCGGACGCGACGATCGAGGCGCTGCCGCTCGATGCGATGGGCCACGTCGCGTGGTGGGGTGATGCGGGCACCGTCACGCTTCAGCGGGTCATGCTGCACATGACGGCCGAGACGAACCGGCACGCCGGCCACGCCGACATCGTCCGTGAGCTGATCGACGGCAGCGTCGGCATGCGGGAGACCAACAGCAACATGGCCGACGGCGACGAGACCTGGTTCCGGCAGTACTGGAAGAGGCTGGAGTCGTCCGCGAAGGAGGCCCAGGCCAAGTCGAGCTGA
- a CDS encoding alpha/beta hydrolase — translation MHTNDNEDELSTASSNGRHRRRSIMTALAVAGASAVGLAGPSSEASAATGGADGAPSGRPATPERPASGFVTTKDGVQIFYKDWGPRSGRPVVFSHGWPLNSDSWEAQMLFLAENGYRVVAHDRRGHGRSTQTWDGNDMNHYADDLAAVVQTLNLRDATLVGFSTGGGEVARYIGRHGTRRVAQAALISAVTPLMLKGPNNPNGVPMEVFDGLRAGSIADRSQLYKDLAAGPFFGANRAGAKVSQGMRDAFWQQGLQAGHKAAYDSIKAFSETDLTEDLKRFDVPTLIVHGDDDQVVPIESAAHEAARLVKGSTLKVYPGAPHGITDTHKQRLGEDLLAFVKSRR, via the coding sequence ATGCACACCAACGACAACGAGGACGAGCTCTCCACCGCCTCGTCGAACGGCCGCCACCGTCGGCGCAGCATCATGACCGCGCTCGCGGTGGCCGGGGCGTCCGCGGTCGGGCTGGCCGGGCCCAGCTCCGAGGCGTCCGCCGCCACGGGCGGAGCGGACGGCGCGCCTTCCGGGCGCCCCGCCACTCCCGAAAGACCCGCCTCCGGTTTCGTCACCACCAAGGACGGCGTGCAGATCTTCTACAAGGACTGGGGCCCGCGGTCGGGTCGGCCGGTGGTGTTCAGCCACGGCTGGCCGCTGAACTCCGACAGCTGGGAAGCCCAGATGCTCTTCCTGGCCGAGAACGGCTACCGGGTCGTCGCGCACGACCGCCGCGGCCACGGCCGTTCCACGCAGACGTGGGACGGCAACGACATGAACCACTACGCCGACGACCTCGCGGCGGTCGTCCAGACCCTGAACCTGCGCGACGCGACCCTCGTGGGGTTCTCCACCGGCGGCGGCGAGGTGGCGCGCTACATCGGCCGGCACGGCACCCGAAGGGTCGCCCAAGCCGCGCTCATCTCGGCCGTCACTCCGCTGATGCTCAAGGGTCCGAACAACCCCAACGGCGTTCCGATGGAGGTGTTCGACGGACTGCGCGCCGGGTCGATCGCCGACCGTTCCCAGCTGTACAAGGACCTCGCCGCCGGGCCGTTCTTCGGCGCCAACCGAGCGGGCGCGAAGGTGTCGCAGGGCATGCGGGACGCGTTCTGGCAGCAGGGCCTCCAGGCCGGTCACAAGGCCGCCTACGACTCCATCAAGGCGTTCTCCGAGACCGACCTGACCGAGGACCTGAAGCGGTTCGACGTCCCCACCCTCATCGTGCACGGCGACGACGACCAGGTGGTGCCGATCGAATCGGCGGCACACGAGGCGGCGCGGCTCGTGAAGGGCTCCACGCTCAAGGTGTACCCCGGCGCGCCCCACGGCATCACCGACACGCACAAGCAGCGGCTCGGCGAGGACCTGTTGGCCTTCGTCAAGTCCCGGCGGTGA
- a CDS encoding alpha/beta hydrolase — protein MEDFTTGDSVRLAYRDSGGEGTPLVMLHGWGQTQKMFRHQFEELSTGRRVVTVDLRGHGRSAKPHHGYRIARLSRDVLELVDHLGLSAFDALGWSMGASVWWSFIDQYGTDRIRRLVIVDQPAAVAAVPWMTEAEQRESGAIFDVAGLLDLGAALAGPDGSRVRQDFVRSMFTGATDPDVLAFVADEIESTPAYAGVPLLFDHCAQDWRDVLPRIDRPTLVLGCEGSHIDPHSQRFIAERVPAAELHVFPREMAGSHFPFLENPDEFNAVLEKFLTRT, from the coding sequence CGACAGCGGCGGCGAGGGGACGCCCCTGGTCATGCTGCACGGCTGGGGACAGACCCAGAAGATGTTCCGCCACCAGTTCGAGGAACTGTCCACCGGACGGCGCGTCGTGACGGTGGACCTACGCGGCCACGGCCGCTCCGCCAAGCCGCACCACGGCTACCGCATCGCCCGGCTCTCCCGCGACGTCCTCGAACTGGTCGACCACCTCGGCCTGTCCGCGTTCGACGCGCTGGGCTGGTCGATGGGCGCCTCCGTCTGGTGGAGCTTCATCGACCAGTACGGCACCGACCGGATCCGCCGACTCGTCATCGTGGACCAGCCCGCCGCCGTCGCCGCGGTGCCCTGGATGACCGAGGCCGAACAGCGGGAGTCCGGTGCGATCTTCGACGTCGCCGGCCTGCTCGACCTCGGTGCCGCCCTCGCCGGCCCCGACGGAAGCCGGGTACGGCAGGACTTCGTGCGCTCGATGTTCACCGGCGCCACCGATCCCGACGTCCTCGCCTTCGTCGCCGACGAGATCGAGTCCACCCCCGCGTACGCGGGCGTCCCCCTGCTGTTCGACCACTGCGCGCAGGACTGGCGCGACGTACTTCCCCGTATCGACAGGCCGACCCTGGTCCTCGGCTGCGAGGGCAGCCACATCGACCCGCACTCGCAGAGGTTCATCGCCGAACGCGTCCCGGCCGCCGAACTCCACGTCTTTCCCAGGGAGATGGCCGGCTCGCACTTCCCGTTCCTGGAGAACCCCGACGAGTTCAACGCCGTCCTGGAGAAGTTCCTCACCCGAACCTGA